In Candidatus Acidiferrales bacterium, the following are encoded in one genomic region:
- a CDS encoding twin-arginine translocase TatA/TatE family subunit: MGSIGFTEMLFIALLALLIFGPRKLPELARTIGRTMAEFRRASGDLRHQLEDEVRTLEQQAQSALDGAEPHPTAALPAPYQQGGTEPAPSASESAAPEMPKTDAEPNTPA; this comes from the coding sequence ATGGGCTCCATCGGCTTCACCGAAATGCTCTTCATCGCCCTCTTGGCCTTGCTTATCTTTGGGCCCAGGAAGCTGCCCGAGCTGGCCCGCACGATTGGGAGAACGATGGCCGAATTTCGGAGGGCTTCCGGCGACCTCCGCCATCAACTGGAAGATGAGGTGCGCACGCTGGAACAGCAAGCCCAATCCGCCTTGGACGGTGCTGAGCCCCACCCGACCGCTGCTTTGCCTGCCCCGTACCAACAAGGTGGTACGGAGCCTGCCCCGTCGGCTTCGGAGTCCGCCGCCCCGGAGATGCCCAAAACGGATGCCGAACCAAACACGCCTGCCTGA
- a CDS encoding S41 family peptidase, whose protein sequence is MRLRNRGFWLALSVLALGALLGGLYGPRVQATGAATDVQDAIKQFTRVFAIVEQNYADPVDAERALYQGAIPGMLRTLDPHSAFFDPRSFRLLREEQHGRYYGVGMQVAPRDGKTVVLAPFYNSPAYRAGIRPGDVILGVDGKSTANMTTTEVADMLKGPKGTAVSITLGREGLLEPLNVSVVRDEIPRHGVDQYLLVRPGIGYIRLTSFNEVTDKELAEALVKLNARNLQGLILDLRNNTGGLLSAGVAVADMFLQKNQIIVSHRGRGAEKPYYATRGSGGLDVPVIVLINHYSASAAEIVAGALQDHDRGLVLGETSFGKGLVQTIYPLDEDAGLALTTAKYYTPSGRLIQRDYAHVSLYEYYYGPKGNRTKEAEVKQTDAGREVFGGGGITPDVTVPTPELNRFQQLLLRRDVVYPLEMGVGGFAKHYLAEHPDIARDFQANDEVLQDFRKFLDQQKVSFTEPDITENLDWIKRKIKRELFLSIYGANEAFRVELEGDVQVQKAITSIPLARELNDKAKRVLAERLSQPRIRR, encoded by the coding sequence ATGCGTTTACGCAACCGCGGATTCTGGCTGGCCCTGTCGGTGCTCGCCCTTGGCGCGCTTCTGGGCGGCCTTTACGGCCCGCGCGTCCAGGCCACCGGCGCTGCCACCGACGTGCAGGATGCCATCAAGCAGTTTACCCGAGTGTTTGCCATCGTCGAGCAGAATTACGCCGACCCGGTGGACGCTGAGCGAGCCCTCTACCAGGGCGCTATCCCCGGAATGCTGCGCACGCTGGATCCCCACTCGGCCTTTTTTGATCCGCGCAGCTTCCGATTGCTGCGCGAAGAGCAGCACGGGCGGTACTACGGCGTCGGCATGCAGGTGGCCCCGCGCGACGGCAAGACCGTTGTGCTGGCGCCCTTCTATAACTCGCCCGCTTATCGCGCCGGCATCCGGCCGGGCGACGTCATCCTTGGGGTGGACGGCAAGTCCACCGCCAACATGACGACCACCGAGGTGGCCGACATGTTGAAAGGTCCCAAGGGAACCGCGGTTTCCATCACCCTCGGCCGCGAGGGCCTTCTCGAACCACTCAACGTTTCCGTGGTGCGGGATGAAATCCCCCGCCACGGCGTGGATCAATACCTGCTGGTAAGGCCGGGGATCGGCTACATTCGGCTGACCAGTTTCAACGAAGTTACCGACAAAGAACTGGCCGAAGCCCTCGTCAAATTGAACGCCCGCAATCTTCAGGGGCTGATTCTCGATCTCCGGAACAACACGGGCGGGCTGCTGAGCGCAGGCGTGGCCGTCGCCGACATGTTTCTGCAAAAGAACCAAATTATTGTTTCCCATCGTGGCCGGGGAGCCGAGAAGCCCTACTATGCCACTCGTGGCAGCGGCGGCTTGGACGTGCCGGTCATCGTCCTGATCAATCATTATTCGGCCAGCGCTGCCGAGATCGTGGCCGGCGCCCTGCAAGATCACGACCGGGGTCTGGTGCTCGGCGAAACCAGTTTCGGCAAGGGTCTGGTGCAGACCATCTACCCGCTCGATGAGGATGCCGGCCTGGCGCTCACCACCGCCAAGTATTACACGCCCTCCGGACGCCTGATTCAGCGAGACTATGCCCACGTTTCGCTCTACGAGTATTATTACGGCCCAAAGGGAAACCGCACCAAAGAGGCGGAGGTGAAACAAACCGATGCCGGCCGGGAGGTCTTTGGCGGCGGCGGCATCACTCCCGATGTGACGGTGCCCACACCGGAATTGAATCGCTTCCAGCAACTCTTGCTCCGCCGCGATGTCGTCTATCCCCTCGAAATGGGCGTGGGCGGCTTTGCCAAGCATTACCTGGCCGAACACCCTGACATCGCCCGCGACTTCCAGGCCAACGATGAGGTGCTGCAGGATTTCCGCAAGTTTCTCGATCAGCAGAAAGTGTCCTTCACCGAGCCGGATATCACGGAAAACCTCGACTGGATCAAGCGCAAGATCAAGAGGGAGTTGTTTCTGTCCATCTATGGCGCCAATGAAGCCTTCCGAGTCGAGCTCGAGGGCGACGTGCAGGTCCAAAAAGCGATTACCTCCATTCCCCTGGCGCGTGAGCTCAACGACAAGGCCAAGCGAGTGCTCGCCGAACGCCTTTCCCAGCCGCGGATCCGACGCTAG
- a CDS encoding PilZ domain-containing protein, protein MDCLSREEKRLPPGHPPDPPGSYSKVRTMGTKNHSSRASPAAAQIERRRSERLIASFPVEVSGYDAEHNFFVEKTATLEISRDGGRILLNRPVKVGKELHIRMRDPSTSPSVSEHLMVFRIIWVGNPDASGRRAVGAECLASTEFWQNTYERSRSESR, encoded by the coding sequence ATGGATTGCTTGAGCCGTGAAGAGAAGCGTTTGCCCCCGGGCCACCCTCCCGACCCGCCAGGAAGCTACAGCAAGGTACGAACCATGGGCACAAAGAACCATTCCAGTCGCGCGAGTCCCGCGGCAGCTCAAATCGAGCGGCGTCGCTCCGAGCGCCTGATCGCTTCTTTCCCCGTTGAGGTCTCCGGCTACGATGCCGAGCATAATTTTTTTGTCGAAAAGACGGCCACGCTGGAAATCTCCCGCGACGGCGGTCGGATTCTTCTGAACCGGCCGGTCAAGGTTGGCAAGGAGTTGCACATTCGGATGCGCGATCCCTCTACTTCGCCTTCTGTGTCAGAACACCTGATGGTTTTTCGAATTATTTGGGTCGGAAATCCCGACGCGAGTGGCCGGAGAGCAGTGGGGGCCGAGTGCCTCGCCAGCACCGAGTTCTGGCAAAACACCTACGAACGCAGCCGGTCAGAAAGCCGCTAG